In the genome of Kitasatospora cineracea, one region contains:
- a CDS encoding S8 family peptidase → MEQVSQARSDTPATRRRRSVRVLGATLLTGLLLGGAVPYVTGTGDTYLSYLVLDERTDARGAEHAADQARALGGKVVQDYPQIGAVLAYAGPRFAGKLRQRPGIAAVGATRTVPVPSPPRPLAGAAFDTGTAHGPGAAALPLGDAVPPGDTAEGADDSTATVPDPGEQSDWNLAMIGALDRPAGRGAALLRPPVADRGTAPSADRAAVLPTAQQLSKVTVAVLDSGVDDTHPDLRAAVDPGASASCADGRPDSRSGAWRPDDAINESGHGTHVAGIVGAARDGHGVTGVAPGVRIAAVRLLGPLGQYYAENIVCGMLWAADHGARAINDSYFADPWKYNCPEDANQAALAAAVGRAVAYAQRKGAVVVASAGNDGQDLNAGRTDRRSPNDRTTGPPDDRQLGTECIRLPGELPGVVTVTAVDRNGLPAGYSNYGRGKVSIAAPGGDPDGGTQGAVVSDWPGGRYAALAGTSMSAAHVTGAVAVVAARHPDWSPDRISADLARAADENCTKALPLGCQDRDFYGAGILALPAD, encoded by the coding sequence ATGGAGCAGGTGAGCCAAGCCCGCAGCGACACCCCCGCCACCCGCCGGCGCCGCAGCGTCCGGGTGCTCGGGGCGACGCTGCTCACCGGACTGCTGCTCGGCGGCGCCGTCCCCTACGTCACCGGCACCGGCGACACCTACCTCAGCTACCTGGTGCTGGACGAGCGCACCGACGCCCGGGGCGCCGAGCACGCCGCCGACCAGGCCCGGGCGCTCGGCGGCAAGGTCGTCCAGGACTACCCGCAGATCGGCGCGGTGCTCGCCTACGCCGGGCCCCGGTTCGCCGGGAAGCTGCGGCAGCGGCCCGGGATAGCCGCCGTCGGCGCCACCCGCACCGTCCCGGTGCCCTCCCCGCCCCGGCCGCTGGCCGGCGCCGCCTTCGACACCGGCACCGCGCACGGCCCCGGGGCCGCCGCACTGCCGCTCGGGGACGCCGTGCCGCCCGGGGACACCGCGGAGGGCGCCGACGACTCCACCGCCACCGTGCCCGACCCCGGCGAGCAGTCCGACTGGAACCTCGCCATGATCGGCGCCCTCGACCGCCCCGCCGGACGCGGCGCCGCGCTGCTGCGCCCGCCGGTCGCCGACCGCGGCACCGCGCCCTCCGCCGACCGGGCCGCCGTCCTGCCCACCGCCCAGCAGCTGTCCAAGGTCACCGTCGCGGTGCTGGACTCCGGCGTCGACGACACCCACCCCGACCTGCGGGCCGCCGTCGACCCGGGCGCCTCCGCGTCCTGCGCCGACGGCCGCCCCGACTCCCGCAGCGGCGCCTGGCGGCCCGACGACGCGATCAACGAGAGCGGCCACGGCACCCACGTCGCCGGGATCGTCGGCGCCGCCCGCGACGGCCACGGCGTCACCGGCGTCGCCCCCGGCGTGCGGATCGCCGCCGTCCGGCTGCTCGGACCGCTCGGCCAGTACTACGCCGAGAACATCGTCTGCGGCATGCTCTGGGCCGCCGACCACGGCGCCCGCGCCATCAACGACAGCTACTTCGCCGACCCGTGGAAGTACAACTGCCCCGAGGACGCCAACCAGGCCGCGCTGGCCGCCGCCGTCGGCCGGGCCGTCGCCTACGCCCAGCGCAAGGGCGCCGTGGTGGTCGCCTCGGCCGGCAACGACGGCCAGGACCTCAACGCCGGACGCACCGACCGGCGCAGCCCCAACGACCGCACCACCGGCCCCCCGGACGACCGGCAGCTCGGCACCGAGTGCATCCGGCTGCCCGGCGAACTGCCCGGCGTGGTCACCGTCACCGCCGTCGACCGCAACGGCCTGCCCGCCGGGTACAGCAACTACGGGCGCGGCAAGGTCTCCATCGCCGCCCCCGGCGGCGACCCCGACGGCGGCACCCAGGGCGCGGTCGTCTCCGACTGGCCCGGCGGCCGGTACGCCGCCCTGGCCGGCACCTCGATGTCCGCCGCGCACGTCACCGGCGCGGTCGCCGTGGTCGCCGCCCGGCACCCCGACTGGAGCCCCGACCGGATCTCCGCCGACCTCGCCCGGGCCGCCGACGAGAACTGCACCAAGGCCCTGCCGCTCGGCTGCCAGGACCGCGACTTCTACGGCGCCGGGATCCTCGCCCTGCCCGCCGACTGA